The Alnus glutinosa chromosome 1, dhAlnGlut1.1, whole genome shotgun sequence region aaatacagatatgggaagattgctacaaCTGTCTGGACtacgtggattcctgtccgaacacgttcatccataaggcaagtatcgcaattcaaattcagaCATCCGGAtgccagtcatcatggtccagacgcgcgtgtatcaaatatggaaattgcgtgcatcagatcaaccgtccggacgatcatccTCCTAGTCCGGACtcgcgaagcctctatatggaagttacttgcagcgaacgtgcgaccgtccagacgacagggcaacatcgtTCGGACTCAggtctcaaacaggaaagattttcagcgaaatttttgaaatttcggtcgcacagtaGTCCGGAcagacggcctatgaccaccgtcctgacGGGCCCAGTTTTATtaagccaaacgctcatttgaactgtcaaactataaatagaggaccctaggcttgagaactgcaataattcggtattgaattccactagtgcttagagagctatattgtgagtctattgagctgagttgatccctctgaagccgttgttgtgtgtgttaTTGCTGATCCTAaaatgaagtctatcttaggggttggccctaaggtaaaagattccattgaagacccattcaggtaggagacctggtcaggaggcgttcgtgttgggttacacgttaaagagcaaggtacgaccactgctttaggggtatgtgagtgttactactttgtatctagccttgtcttctgaatagtggatatcctgggtttggctgccccggagtggtttttctcatcatgagtttccactttgttaacaaaaatcttgtgttattttatttccgcattattttgttaacacattgtgcacacacacacttgctttatattagaagtcaattttcaattttcagttgggattttattacttaattgtatttttttgggAAGTCCACATTACTACCGTTATAAGgccgaatttttttttggactaacagtaTCTAATTTctttggtgttatttttggcaATCTTTTTGGGTTATTCTTGCAGCACTATGTCTGCAGACAATTCTCAGCGCAAGGTCCGATAAAGGACAGACGAAGCTCGCGCTGCCTCCTTGGCAAAAATAGAACACAGGCAGGCTATTTCAGAAAGGAATGTGCTCAGAGTGGATGTTATGGTCGCACCCCTATATTTTATTGCTGAGCTGATAAGGGACAATCATTGGGGATACCTGTACAACTGTGCTTGCATAGTTTTTCCCAGGCTGGTGAGGCAGTTTTATGGGTACCTGCAGGTGGTTCAAGATGAGGACCAGGGGATCATTCTTCAAACTTATGTTTAGGGCCACTTGCTTCAGATTGATCCTCAGGTGATCAGTGATCTTATTGATGTTCCGGTCCTGCCCATTTCGGCCAGTCCATTCTTAGAGGATATGGAGCCCCTTACCTTGGAGCAGCTGAGGGAGTACTTTCATGCTCATCCATAGGGTCATGAGCGAGCTCATTCTCACATCAAGATAGGTGCTTTTTCTCCCCCTGCATCGCCTGCTTGCAAAAATTGTCTTACACAATTTCTGGCCTATTATCCGTAGAAGTGAGCTtattttgaagagggctcagTTCCTTTATGCCTTGGTTATAAGGTTgcctttttgcttgtgcaagcatatcctCTCTATTATGCTCGAGTCCAGAGATAAGCACACTACTGGGCTTCCTTTTGCATGTTTGATCACGAAGCTCATTGTTCAGTCTGGGATAGATGTCTCTGCTGAGCCGGTGATGCAAATTCAGGATCCTCTTGGCAATcaaactctcatgaagtctaatgcccagttgaGATTCGAAGGTCACGATGAAGCGCCTCAGCCTCCTCCAATCCAGGTGGAGATACCTACAGGAGCCTCATCATCTCAAACTGCTCCTCCTCCTCAATATGATGCAGGATTGGCTCAGCTATTGGCTGCTTTTAGTACAATGCATGGAGATATCAGCTAAATTCAGTGGGAGGTACACTCCATCAACACTCAATTTAAGTAGTGCCAGCTTGATATCCAGGAGTGCCTCAAGCATCATCATCCTAATGAggattgattttatattttgttttgatgttttcGATTCATTTTGTGACAGTTATTTTTATTGGATTATTGtaatactttttaaactttggattttatttatactctgtttactctTGTCTAGTTGAGACTCTAAGGGGGAGTATCTGTAGTTTTTCtaatactctattttacccctcaccattttgagacaaaaagggtgagtattttttgtttttggaccaggattgtattttttaaccggtcaagttttttttgtcccagaatggtcaAATGGGAAGTTTATTAGTTTGTGActggctgcattttgtttgacaaaatcacttgtatgtaatgttgctacataatcagggatgccATTTATTTCAGATTTTTGTTTCAGATATGTACttttcaaagttcaaagaagattctgtgcagtttcCAGGTCAGATGAaatcggatcccaagcttccatCAGGACGGCTCATACATGCGTCCgaatgcccatcagtgtctactgttcaagcttgcatccatctgaacgtctcagcaacacgtcctgacgctcttcagagttccagaagaatccaGCATTCTAGTGCGTCCGTCCGAATGACCTGGCAATACCTTCCGAACGCCAGTCAGTGTTTGAcaaagtaaaaggatttccttcatAGACACAGATaagggaagacaactgcaaccgtccgatcgtcaggtctacaccgtccagacactatccttgataaggcaagatgtggagaAAAATTGCAACCGATCGGACATCAAGGCAACACCGTCAAGActccagtccttattatggaaattgtgagcagctgaagtgcaaccgttcagacgctaaggcaacactgtccggacgcgaccttattcaagaaagaaaatctgTGCTTTTTGGAAAGCCTGTTGCATAGTTCACTGTCAGGACGACCTcagcttgcgtccggacgccacctagagaaattTGAATCAGAGTCAATTTTGGTCTTCttcagcctatatatagaggcatcttggcatgtattatttaaagaattcagtattgaattctttagagcttatagagtatattttaggagttattgtacTGATCCGTatgctctcaagccattgccattgtgtgttgttgctatgCCACAATTgtagtctatcttagggaggagccctaaggtaaaagaatccgtaaaagaccccttcaagtaggagacttggttgggaggcgttcatgttgagttacgtgtcagagtgttagatacgatcgctgcatcgggtatgtgagtattactatctatgtactagctttgtcttctgataatggatttcctgggtttggctgtcccagagtagtttttctcttaactgagtttccacttcgttaacaaaatatttgtgtcatttaaattctgcatttaaaatattttgttacacattgtgtacacacacacggttaattagaagtcattctatttttcaatatatataaaacaaaagagaaaaaactaataagaaaaagaaaaaaagaaaaacacaggAATGGTCAAGCCACCCACTTTGGCcaattgggggtggccaaattCCCCTTTGAtcgaccacccccaaaattATTGAAGCATGTGTCTGCCTTCCGCTAACCTTCCACATAATTTGAAAGAGAACTCACTTCCTTAATTGCAATTTCTGTCCTTGAAGCTAGTAAGTCCAACATGCAAAATATATCTTCACCTTGTAGATGAGATCGATCCCCAGCAAAAAATGCAGAAACCTGATCATTGACCTCCATCCAAGACCATCCTGGCTCCTTAATCACCCCTTTCGATTTCATCATCTTCCTTACATTTGCTGCTTCCCTACATCTCCCTTTGGAGGCATAAATGTTAGCTAGAGTAATATGAACCCCTGCACAATTTGGATCTAATTTATGAATCTCCTTTGCAGCACGTCTTCCGCCGTCAACATCTTCATGTACCCTACATGCTCTAAGTAGAGTAGACCAAACAACATCATCCTGTTGAAATGGCATGCTTTTGATCATGCTTGCTGCATCACTTAATCATCCAGCTCGGCAGAGGAGATCAATCATGGAGCCATAGTGTTGTTTTGAAGGATTTATCTGTTAGTCGTTACTCATCAAATTGAAGTAGTGGAAGCCAAGATCAACAAGTCCAACATGGCTGCAAGCAGTAAGAACACCTATGAAGGCCACAGAGTCTAGTTTTAAACCTACTATGGGAATCTTCTCAAACAAATTAATGGCTTCTTGGCTGCACCCACGTTCAGCATAACCATAAATCATGGTAGTCCATGACACAATATCGTcattttttgtcatatcaaaGATTTTTGAAGCTTCTTTTATACTCCCACATTTagaatagaaattaattaaagcACTTTGTATCATAGTTGTAAGCTCTAACTCAACGGACAAGACATGAGCATGCAGTTGCTTCCCTTGCTCAAGAATTACCATACTTCCACATACACTCAGGACATTGGCAAAAGCAACAATCACCAACGGTCTCAAGACTTGGGTTGGATTGTAGGGGAACTTTTTTTGGGGAATGGGTCGTAACCTGTTTCTTCTTTAGGGGAGCTCGGCTCTTCTTGACTTTCTTCCCCATTAATTCTTGATACCAATCCATACTACCAATAAAAACCAGCAGAATAAAACCAACAATCAAAGTAGCGAGCACAAACAATTAACAAAATCCCAAGGAACAAGAATCCAGCCTAATATTACCACTCACACATATAGGTATGAGCCTAGCAAAGCAAAGAATAAAATACCCATGCATATATTGCTCAtatcaaaagaaacaaagagaaggaaaaaaaaaaaaaaaaaaaccccattaCCCGATTTTTATCATTGGAACAACCATACAAGCATAAAGACaaagaacaaaaacccaaaCCTCAAAATCTGCCAAAGCATAAATAGAAAACTAAATGAACCCATTAAAGATACAGATACATAAAGCAAAGCCCAGATGATTATTTGGATTGAAAAGTGTAAATAAGACCTTCAGAGCAATTGTATTAGGTGAAGCAAAAGCATAAATTTGGGCAAAAATGAAGtacttgaaaattcaaaaaaaaaaagtaacagaAATTAGATATTAGTTTTACCTCAAAATCTAAAGGAAAATGACCAAATATTGCTTGGAGAGCGTTCCAAGGTGTTCAGCCCTCGACATCCTTACATTGGCGACAAAAGGAAGATTGATGTTTGAAGATTAGGATCCcttagaaagagagagagagagagagagagagagagagagagagagactggcAATGGTCGGGGCTCCTAGTTGGCGAACTGCGGTGGTCGTGGGCGGTGGAGATGGGGTGAGGTTTGAggggattttgaaattttggggaGTTTTCTAAAAATGGGGGGAGGAAAAGGTAGTCATGCGTTTtcagtaatttttgtttttgttttttctaaaaaaaaaaataaataaataaaataaaagcaaaaaagctACCACGGAGGACGAGGGTCAGACCCTAGTACAACGCATGTATTACTTTCATCATATTCTAAAACTCAATTAAAACATACATCAATTCATACTTTTGTACTTAAAccttaaatcacataaaacatcatcaatACATAACTCAAACCATACTTTCATAATTATATCTCTACACAcaatttaatattcaattcTCAAAACTCTTGAACATCATTGTCATATCTCAATATACttgaaataatttaaatcatccaaaacacatAATCAACGTATTGTCTATTCgataagaaaacaacataatatttcatttctataaaatacttGAAACATAGTaacattttctcagtgagtaaaatactcacctttGCTGCGCGGATATTAGGCTCAACTATGAATTCCTAGCCAACTCTTGCAATGTACCACTACATTTTATGATGCAAAAACACATTAAATTAAATCGAAACACTCTTAATTCTAAACACAACATAGGTTCTTGGTTTGTTTCAAGAACCCATCACTATGGGACCCTATGTAATTTCTAGAGTTTACTTTTAttacccattaattaattagaccTACACATAGAAATATTATtaggtttacaattaaaaatctcaaatttataCAAATCATTAATATTAGGACCTAACCTCATAAATACCTATTTTCCATGGAACCCATAGACAGCCTATgattaattaacattctaaatGCAATTAATCCACTAATTACTAATTTAGGGTTTAAACACCTAAAAACCCTTATTTAACTCAATCcatcaaatttagggtttatacctaCACTTCAATAATACCAAAATTGAAGTTTTGGTATTAGACTCAATTTAGGactcctgtagcctataaatagagacctttaggtatgtattatttatagaattcagtattgaattctttagagcttagagagtatattttagaaGTTGCTGTGCTGATCCgcttgctctcaagccgttgccattgTATTGTTGCTATGCtcatgttgaagtctatcttagggaggagctctaaggtaaaagaatccactgaagaccccttcaagtaggagacttggttgtgaggcgttcacgttgggtaaCGTGTTAGAGtactagatacgatcgctgcatcgggtatgtgagtgttactatctatgtactagctttgccttctgatagtagatttcctgggtttgactgacctggagtggtttttctcttaactgaatttttactttattaacaaaataattgtgttatttaaattctgtatttacattattttgttacacgttgcacacgcacacggttaaattagaagtcttttatttttcatacataCATAATAGGTGGCTCAGCTATACatgtatacaagctttccaaccGTTGAGAAATACTGGCATAGAAATACGTCTAACTAGAAAACAAGTGACATCATGCCTAGCTATACAAGATACAAACATTTCCAAATCTTTAGGAAATACAAGTATCTAAGTACATCTAAACATATCACAACCCAATTATACTAAGATATAGGCATTTTCAAACCTTTTAGAAATTCGAGTATGTAAGCACAATTAAGCTTAATGCCTTTAAAACATCTTATGCAGTCTAGCTGTATGCATATACATATGTGCTGTTCCATTCAATCTTATAGGCATATAGATACGTCTAAAATGAAAACTCATTAATGCATTCTAGTTGTAACTGTATACATATGTGTTGTTCTATTCAACCTCATAGACATATAGGTACATCTAGCCATGAAAACAACTTCAAATATCATAAAACTATGTTATGCATGCTCATGTACATTTATCTTTCACTCTGGGACTTGTCCCGACGGCTTATAGGACATCATTTCGTGTATACATAACATAGCATAACATTATGGAGTTTGCCCCGAGGCAATGAGAGCTTGCAACTCACTCTTTCTAAAGGCTTGTCATTCATAACATCATTAACATTACATTCACAACATCGAAGGCTTGCCCTCATGGACTTGTCCATTAGTGTGATGCTGGAGACTAACTCGATTCTTACATATCTTATGCATTTCACTCACATTCATGCTTATGCTTCATGCTCAAAACATCATACATTTACTTTTTATGATCATGCTTTTAACATACAACTTTCTCAATCTCAATTTACATATTACATAATTTATATCTCAACCCTAGCACACATTAAAACTCAACAAAACATTGTTCAAATCATTCTTTCACAATCATATCTCAAACTCATCAAACATCATCATTATAcatcaacataattgaaaatgttcaaaacatccaaaatatatatcattaaacTATCGTCGGTTCGCACCAAAACAATTATATCAAATCATTCTATAAAATACTCAAAGTGTAGTAATTTTCTctgtgagtagaatactcaccttagtaGGCTGCATAGGACTCATGACTCAAATACTCCCTCGTGTTCTAGTTAATTTGGACTTTACTTTGGAGAATCaagttgaagtctccaatcatgGCACATGCCTGCAAACAATTGTGACGTTAGACTAAACTATTAAACCTATATTCTACGACATATAAACTACCCACGTGCTCACACGTAGCATTACCCATTTCTAAAGCTAGGTAGGTACATTAAGCTACTACTATGTTAACCTTTGGTTTTGAGTtcgtatttatttgtttattaactataaaatgcatttactatttttattagcttatttATTATACCTCGTTATCAATATTAACTATTAAGCTTATAGCTTATTTATCCACTTAAGCTAACTAAGTATATTTGGTCCACATACATAAAATGCTTATTAAGTTAAGCATAACCCCATAACGCACTTAGGTATTTTATAATACATAGATAAACGCATCAATTATCTAATTATACTACCAAATGAATTCGaagcctatttatttatttctataatATTACTAGTTTATATCCGTTGTCTTAAGGTTATTTTAGGCTTTTTACAATTCTACTACATTCTCATCTTAAACCTTACATTTAATACTTATATTAGTTTCTAACCATCCAAGTATTTGGTTTATAGAACATTAACAACTTATACAATAAAAGATTGGTTTAGTAATTCCTTTATATTGAACTATGATTTCCATATTATAATCTCTATATATTCCATTTATTTACTATATTCTTTCACTTACTCTATTTACTTAttcccttaatttatttataattagaTAAATATTCCAACAATTAACTCATAGAACCTAACGTTTAACACTTTACTTTTACTCATTTTTCctttcactattttattttcatttttattctatttgctTCATCTTTAGTTAATCATTCCTTATTACAATTTATATGAgtctatttatttcattttggcCTTCAACTCATTCGGTCTTACCAATATCATACAACCCCAATTTGAACTTTTATCTATAGTTGGTCCAATAACAAAAGACCTATATACATTAACTTCAACATTAAAACTCCAATTCTTCTCTACAAACCAATACTCAAACAACATTCAACCATTTAGCACCATCATTCGGCCAGTCAACACAACACACGACAAATCTACCATTTCAACACAAACGGCCACAACAATCAGGAAACAACCCAAAACTCTACAATATCACATACCcaaaaatcattcaaaattAGCCCATCCTTTTCCAAAACCCACACGGCTAACATAAGAATCCAATCCAGAATTTCAACCAAccataggggtgtaaatccgggccggttataaccggacCGGAACGGGATCCGGGCACTAACTGGGCCCGAAAAACCGGTAACCGGGTACCCGGGGTACCTGGTCCCGGGTTCATGTTTTCAAAAGACCCGGTTAAACCGGGAACCCGGGACCGAGTtgtaaattattaacaaaaaaaaaaaaaaataccccctTCCCTTTTACGCTTTTACGTTTAgttgttttaacttttaaccCTAAATCTAAAATCATACACTCACTGACTCACGCCACATTGCCACAATGTCACTCTTCACTCTTCAGTCTCTTCTTCTCTGTTGTCCGCCGCTCGGCTGCTGTcgctcttcttctttccttttttttttttcctctgccGGTGTCACTCTTCTTGTGATCttgtcttcatttcttttttaaggtgggtttttattttcttttttattttgttattttgttatttattattattattattattatttttattattttttcagttttcacgctgcattcatttcttcttcagttcttcttttctttgtactgGGTTTTGgacatgaagaacaaaacttaCTGACTTAGTGATTTCATCTTTGTTTCTCTACAGATCTGATGATTTCTGAAGCAGACGGAGCAAAGTAAGCACCGAAGCAAGCGGAGCAAAGGTTagatctagatttttttttagatctgCTTTAACTTTGCATTTGAACTTCTGATCTGCACTGGATTTTGGGGATTTTATagattttaaacttttgaaGTTATGTTCCTGTTGGTTTTGGTTAAATGGGTTTGTTGAGTTTTTTCTGTCTTAAGTTCCagctgtttgtttgttttttcatgTTTTCCTGTCTTGTTGACTGTGTTGTTTTGGTTATAGTCTGGTTTCCAGCTTGTTTTGCTGGGCTTGTTTGAGAAGTTTTAGAGCTTGTTTGCtcgttttttctgttttgtggtTTTGGAGTTTGTACagttgttttgatttcaatatagtttaattattcatcaaaaaaaaaagggtttgttttctttttgtacatGTCTTGGAACCGTTGTTCCTGTTCTAGTGTTTTCAATAGAACATATGGGTATTGGGAGAAACCTATAAGAGAAAACCCAGTTTATTACAGTTAGTTTTAACTAGATTAGTTAAATCACTTGTATTTAGTTATTGACAGCTGTATTTGTAACTAAATTAGTTTAGAGTTGATCTTATCTTCTTTGTAAACTCGCATCTGTAAATACCGTGTACTAGTACATTATTTACACATCCATCAATACAAGAAAACTTCAGCTTACAAGCTAatcatctttctttattttttctctgtttACTCTCTGCTTTTCATTCTGTCTTCCTTCAATTTGTAAGTATTTGTTTAAATACTTAATTAGATTAGATTGATGTATAATTTGGGTTTATTAAATCTGAATTCTACACTATATATGAATCtatgatttatattttgtttcttaaatattCTACTCTTCCATTTGGTGAATTTTTCTTAATAGACTAACAAGAAATAACAATCTTAACATTTAACAGATGGAGAACACCGTTAATGAGACTCCTACAACTTGTCCTATTATGGAAAATGTTACCGAGTCACATGACAAACTTGGAGCACCATCTACAACTGTTGGAACCCCCTTGTCTTCCTCGCAAACACAATTGGGAAAGGgtacctcaaaaaaaaaaaattgtgtgaaTAAGTCGGAAGTATGGCTGCACTTTACAAAAGTGGAACCAATTGACTCGGATAACCCTAAGGCAAAATGCAATTATTGCAATAGGATGTTAGCGTGTCACTGGAGAAATGGCACTTCAACTATGAAGGTACACCTTCAAAACTGTCCAACCTCCCCACTTAGAAAACCGGATATACCCAAAGGTCAAACTCTATTGCAACTGTCATTTAAGAAAATGTCAGAGGATGGTAGTACCAATAGCAATACCAACCAATTGGGATTTATGAAGTATGATCcgataaaaataagaaaattgatTGTTCAATATTTCATTAAGGAGGAGTTGCCTTTTAGGCATGTGGAGAGTGATGGGTTTAGAGAATTGATGAATGGAATTGAACCAAGGTTCAATTTACCATGTCGCATTACTCTACAAAAGGATTGCATGAAGTTATATGAGGAAGTAAAACTTAATTTGAAGGCTTTTTTGAGGGGAAAAAGGATTTGCATTACTACTGATACATGgacatctcttcaaaatttgaactacaTGGTTGTTACCGCTAACTTCATAGATTCTGATTGGAAAATgcataagaaaataatcaagtttaacTTGATTTCAAGTCATAAGGGTGAAAATATTGGAAGAATTTTGGAGAATACATTGATAGAGTGCGAGATTGAATCAGTGTTTACTATTACAGCTGACAATGCTACAGTCAATGATGTGGCTATTGATTATATGAGAAGAAAGTTTAAGGATAAGAGAACTACTATTTTGGAAGGTGAATTCCTCCACATGCGGTGTGCCGCTCATATATTAAATCTTGTTGTAAATGAAGGCTTGAAAAAATTAGGTGATTGTGTTTCTAATATTAGGAATGCAGTGAAATTTGTGAGGTCTTCACCACAGAGAATGGCAAGGTTTAAAGAGTGCataaagtgt contains the following coding sequences:
- the LOC133855126 gene encoding putative pentatricopeptide repeat-containing protein At3g47840; this encodes MVILEQGKQLHAHVLSVELELTTMIQSALINFYSKCGSIKEASKIFDMTKNDDIVSWTTMIYGYAERGCSQEAINLFEKIPIVGLKLDSVAFIGVLTACSHVGLVDLGFHYFNLMTSMIKSMPFQQDDVVWSTLLRACRVHEDVDGGRRAAKEIHKLDPNCAGVHITLANIYASKGRCREAANVRKMMKSKGVIKEPGWSWMEVNDQVSAFFAGDRSHLQGEDIFCMLDLLASRTEIAIKEVSSLSNYVEG